In one Methanobrevibacter arboriphilus genomic region, the following are encoded:
- a CDS encoding phosphatidylglycerophosphatase A has translation MKNRKNKFKTKKRTKKIFDNIKLHSDYDYFYMENPNYFLTFCDGFDVENQINNGIDIVENIIILSTNYNVENNFKTSLKHFEKEKKIKSNFNSYNEYNSYIAQQFPVNQSNLKNINIENENNKNSEINSNNNINYFLENSDSLTIINFMNNNLNLIKLTDYLKIAKVKRDSNSLELNLNQIIYIDEILTMRELIRLYKIAIETKIKYFDYLRLPEHIHDALNNNESIILACKSPSGFDEGKEQNLMELINIHSNKNIETIEKEVVRTMVKSCSKSLDKMELSFGILDYILAEGITIDLLVDAGMELCVGIDETPEKIKELRLRLKNQILKALEDINVIALLMSAIRCEEDFKANRVREVDVSDDPAYLYSDEVLGIAISNQIAGTKATFNFKRYDEKKPGILSKLGPMVDDIFAGLIAGCMSKMFEEEY, from the coding sequence ATGAAAAATAGAAAAAACAAATTTAAGACTAAAAAAAGAACTAAGAAAATCTTTGATAATATAAAACTCCATAGTGACTATGATTATTTTTATATGGAAAATCCAAATTATTTTCTAACATTTTGTGATGGTTTCGATGTTGAAAACCAAATAAATAATGGAATTGATATTGTAGAAAATATAATCATATTATCAACTAATTATAATGTAGAAAACAATTTTAAAACATCTCTTAAACATTTTGAAAAAGAAAAAAAGATTAAAAGTAATTTTAATAGTTATAATGAGTATAATAGCTATATTGCTCAACAATTTCCTGTTAATCAATCAAACCTTAAAAATATTAATATTGAAAATGAAAATAATAAAAATTCTGAAATTAACTCTAACAACAATATAAATTATTTTTTAGAAAATTCAGATAGTTTAACAATTATAAATTTTATGAATAACAATCTTAATCTTATAAAGTTAACTGATTATCTAAAAATAGCTAAAGTTAAAAGAGATTCAAATTCTCTTGAATTAAATTTAAACCAGATAATATATATAGATGAAATTTTAACTATGAGGGAACTTATAAGATTATATAAAATAGCAATTGAAACAAAGATTAAATATTTTGACTATTTAAGGCTACCAGAACATATACATGATGCTTTAAATAATAATGAATCTATAATTTTAGCTTGTAAATCACCAAGTGGATTTGATGAAGGAAAAGAACAAAATTTAATGGAATTAATTAATATACATAGTAATAAAAATATAGAAACTATTGAAAAAGAAGTAGTAAGAACAATGGTTAAAAGTTGCAGTAAATCATTGGACAAGATGGAACTATCTTTTGGAATACTTGATTATATATTAGCTGAAGGAATTACTATTGATTTACTTGTAGATGCTGGAATGGAGCTATGTGTTGGTATTGATGAAACTCCAGAAAAAATAAAAGAATTAAGGCTGAGATTAAAAAATCAAATATTAAAAGCACTCGAAGATATAAATGTTATTGCTCTTTTAATGTCAGCTATCAGATGTGAAGAAGATTTTAAGGCCAATAGAGTTAGAGAAGTCGATGTTAGTGATGATCCTGCTTATTTATATAGTGATGAAGTTTTAGGAATAGCTATATCTAATCAAATAGCTGGAACAAAAGCTACATTTAACTTCAAACGTTATGATGAAAAAAAACCTGGAATATTATCTAAATTAGGTCCAATGGTAGATGATATATTTGCTGGGCTTATAGCAGGTTGTATGTCTAAAATGTTTGAAGAAGAATATTAA
- a CDS encoding FmdE family protein, with protein sequence MSELSETELFDEQLEKAKNLHGEVCGGIVSGTKMAIHAMKELNMDFNQKKNKDLIVFLEIDRCMADAIQAVTGCSLGKRTLKLKNYGKFAATFYKISTGEAIRIASNKNEKSEYPEETIEEKIKRVKSTPSEELFNIQKVKIKIDENELPGRPRDEKFCSICSEQIMDSKQSLVSGRPVCKSCHEGSYYEII encoded by the coding sequence ATGTCTGAATTATCTGAAACAGAATTATTCGATGAACAATTAGAAAAAGCAAAGAATTTGCATGGAGAAGTTTGTGGAGGAATAGTTTCTGGAACTAAAATGGCGATTCATGCAATGAAAGAATTAAATATGGATTTTAATCAGAAAAAAAACAAAGACTTGATTGTGTTCTTAGAAATTGATAGATGTATGGCTGATGCTATTCAAGCAGTAACAGGATGTAGCTTAGGTAAAAGAACATTGAAACTTAAAAACTATGGAAAGTTTGCAGCAACTTTTTATAAAATATCTACAGGAGAAGCTATTAGAATAGCTAGCAATAAAAATGAAAAAAGTGAATATCCTGAAGAGACGATTGAAGAAAAAATTAAAAGAGTTAAAAGCACCCCTAGTGAGGAATTATTTAATATACAAAAAGTTAAAATTAAAATAGACGAAAATGAACTTCCTGGAAGACCGAGAGATGAAAAATTTTGCTCTATATGTAGTGAACAAATTATGGATAGTAAGCAAAGTCTTGTAAGTGGCAGACCAGTTTGTAAATCCTGCCATGAAGGATCTTATTACGAAATTATTTAA
- the mfnA gene encoding tyrosine decarboxylase MfnA: protein MNQEPLEKEKILEELSKLKKQDLEYSDGRILGSMCTRADPLAKEVFCDFLDANLGDPGLFKGTQTLEDEVIKDIGSFLSLEKPFGNVVTGGTEANLMAIRAARNMAREEKDIGNIDSENGYSIPEIIVPKSAHFSFKKAADLLNLKLIEADLDENYRVDIESVKKNISDNTIAIVGVAGTTELGMIDPIEDLSKLAHDNDIYFHVDAAFGGFSIPFLKDFGYEMPVFDFSLEGVSSITVDPHKMGLAPIPSGGIIFREKKYLDVMAVKSPYLTSKEQSTIVGTRLGAPAAATWAIMQYMGREGYAKNANECMINSEFLADALFKEDFELIVEPELNIVAFTHPEIPTDDLANMLEEKGWMVSVSSYPKAIRIVLMGHIKYTHLIDFLTSIREIKSSLNIR from the coding sequence ATGAATCAAGAACCATTAGAAAAAGAAAAAATATTAGAAGAATTGTCTAAACTCAAAAAACAAGATTTAGAATATTCTGATGGAAGAATTTTAGGGTCAATGTGTACTCGTGCTGATCCTTTAGCTAAAGAAGTATTTTGTGATTTTTTAGATGCAAACCTTGGAGATCCTGGTCTTTTTAAAGGAACTCAAACTCTTGAAGATGAAGTTATTAAAGATATTGGATCCTTTCTTTCACTTGAAAAACCCTTTGGTAATGTTGTTACTGGGGGAACTGAAGCTAATTTAATGGCTATACGTGCTGCTCGTAATATGGCTAGAGAAGAGAAGGATATTGGAAATATTGATAGTGAAAATGGATATTCTATTCCTGAAATCATTGTTCCTAAGTCTGCTCATTTTTCATTTAAAAAAGCTGCTGATTTACTTAATTTAAAACTTATTGAAGCAGATTTAGATGAAAATTATCGTGTTGATATTGAATCTGTTAAAAAAAACATTTCTGATAATACAATTGCTATTGTAGGAGTGGCTGGTACTACTGAACTTGGCATGATTGATCCAATTGAAGATTTATCGAAGTTAGCTCATGATAATGATATTTATTTTCATGTTGATGCTGCTTTTGGTGGGTTTTCTATTCCATTTTTAAAAGACTTTGGCTATGAAATGCCTGTTTTTGATTTTTCTCTTGAAGGGGTTTCTTCTATAACCGTTGATCCTCATAAGATGGGTCTTGCTCCTATTCCTTCTGGGGGTATAATTTTTAGAGAAAAAAAATATTTAGATGTTATGGCGGTTAAATCTCCATATTTAACTTCTAAAGAACAATCAACCATTGTTGGAACTCGTTTAGGTGCTCCAGCTGCAGCTACTTGGGCAATTATGCAATATATGGGTAGAGAAGGCTATGCTAAAAATGCTAATGAATGTATGATTAATAGTGAGTTTTTAGCTGATGCTTTATTTAAAGAGGATTTTGAGTTAATAGTTGAACCTGAGTTAAATATTGTAGCTTTTACTCACCCAGAAATACCTACCGATGATTTAGCTAACATGTTAGAAGAAAAAGGATGGATGGTTTCAGTTTCATCTTATCCAAAAGCTATCCGAATTGTTCTAATGGGGCATATAAAATATACTCACTTAATCGATTTTTTAACTAGTATTCGTGAGATTAAAAGTAGCTTGAATATAAGATAA
- the cobS gene encoding adenosylcobinamide-GDP ribazoletransferase: protein MTEKDKQKDDYFSSEKSSKIRSIAGLLTFSTILPINIYTSIEEMAKMTWFWPMISTLVGFFALIIGLFLNILNFPIFVISVIIYSFLIWFNGFHHLDGLIDIGDALMVHGTPEKKISVMRDSMIGTGGIALFFIVGILTIAFLNSILLIGFISSILICEMSAKVGLVSCAISSKPGNDGTGRYFIKSMTIPKFIATLIITLAIGYFFGGIIGAFGVVGGAFGGALISLIGKKNFKIATGDVLGASNEIGRLFSLLFMLIIILLPQIRIF from the coding sequence ATGACAGAGAAAGACAAACAAAAAGATGATTATTTCAGTAGTGAAAAATCATCAAAAATAAGATCCATAGCAGGTCTTTTAACATTTTCAACAATTTTACCAATAAATATATACACAAGTATTGAAGAGATGGCTAAAATGACTTGGTTTTGGCCAATGATAAGTACTTTAGTTGGTTTTTTCGCTTTAATAATTGGACTATTTTTAAATATACTGAATTTCCCTATTTTCGTTATTTCTGTCATCATTTATAGTTTTTTAATATGGTTTAATGGTTTTCATCACCTTGATGGACTTATAGATATTGGAGATGCTTTAATGGTGCATGGTACTCCTGAAAAAAAAATATCTGTAATGAGAGATTCTATGATTGGAACTGGAGGAATAGCTTTATTTTTCATTGTTGGGATTTTAACAATTGCTTTTTTAAATTCTATACTTTTAATAGGTTTTATATCATCAATCTTAATATGTGAAATGTCAGCGAAAGTTGGTTTAGTTAGCTGTGCAATTTCTTCAAAGCCAGGAAATGATGGAACTGGAAGGTACTTTATAAAATCAATGACAATACCAAAATTTATAGCTACACTAATTATAACATTAGCTATCGGTTATTTCTTTGGAGGAATTATAGGGGCATTTGGAGTTGTTGGAGGAGCATTTGGAGGAGCATTAATTAGTTTAATTGGAAAGAAAAACTTCAAAATAGCTACTGGTGATGTTTTAGGTGCCTCAAATGAGATTGGTAGATTATTTTCGCTTTTATTTATGTTGATAATAATATTATTACCTCAAATAAGAATATTTTAA
- a CDS encoding KEOPS complex subunit Pcc1 translates to MKIDAEIKMEYKNSKDADISLKSLDIENKGYVESNKENNILTFKLESDSLSTFLATADDLIFSEILVEKIIESASSK, encoded by the coding sequence ATGAAAATAGATGCCGAAATTAAGATGGAATATAAAAATTCCAAAGATGCTGACATATCTTTAAAATCATTGGATATTGAAAATAAAGGTTATGTTGAATCTAATAAGGAAAATAATATTCTTACTTTTAAGTTAGAATCTGATTCTCTTTCTACATTTCTAGCTACAGCTGATGATTTAATATTTTCTGAAATATTAGTTGAAAAAATAATTGAATCGGCATCGAGTAAATAA
- a CDS encoding tRNA (cytidine(56)-2'-O)-methyltransferase has protein sequence MMNINVLRLDHRSKRDARITTHVCLTSRAFGASKIYLGGEEDEKLMKNVEDVVKRWGGNFEIKYKKNYMNLIEEWQNNGGEVIHLTMYGSQVQDVIGEIRESSKDKLIVVGGSRVPTKVYKKSDYNVSVTKQPHSEVSSLAVFQHMLMDGKEFNLDFDDAIFEVIPTSEGKRVNINEEKKKENMIDN, from the coding sequence ATAATGAATATTAATGTTTTAAGATTAGATCATAGATCAAAAAGAGATGCTAGAATAACCACCCACGTCTGTCTAACATCAAGAGCTTTTGGAGCATCAAAAATATATTTAGGTGGAGAAGAAGACGAAAAGCTTATGAAAAATGTTGAAGATGTTGTAAAACGATGGGGAGGAAATTTTGAGATCAAATATAAAAAAAATTATATGAATCTCATAGAAGAGTGGCAAAATAATGGTGGAGAAGTAATTCATCTTACAATGTATGGATCTCAAGTTCAAGATGTTATAGGCGAAATAAGAGAATCTTCAAAAGATAAGTTAATTGTTGTTGGAGGATCAAGAGTACCAACCAAGGTCTATAAAAAATCAGATTATAATGTTTCTGTAACAAAACAACCACACTCTGAAGTTTCTTCACTAGCTGTCTTCCAACACATGTTAATGGATGGAAAAGAATTCAATCTCGATTTTGATGATGCTATCTTTGAAGTAATCCCAACTTCTGAAGGTAAAAGAGTAAACATCAATGAAGAAAAAAAGAAAGAAAATATGATTGATAACTAG
- a CDS encoding metallophosphoesterase: protein MKINLNFLIQEVFKTMIFGFILFFVAYISLNLFISINIYYLFLIAILLSIINTISSGYEKEKTRKITRYLSEFSQILLWFSLMYLILSIAIYLLNLIVKIPINYLIIIYSLIIPIITIYGYMKGHKIKIKEYDLFIKNLKEEINIIHFSDVHIGSIRGEKLLKDIVSKINSTDAEIAILSGDLADGSTPIEVDDFSPLKDSKIPIIFTPGNHDYYPGLENVIKAAENANLKVLFNDKIEFKGLSIHGFFVSSILKPGVSIENSNDFSMINSDDVNIVINHFPVFWDEFKNMGVDIQLSGHTHGGQFYPIRFLIRIMFKYVRGIFKEDNKYLVVSDGVGTYQAPIRWGTDSEIILLRLKKILE from the coding sequence ATGAAAATTAATCTAAATTTTTTAATTCAAGAAGTTTTTAAAACAATGATCTTTGGTTTTATTCTCTTTTTTGTAGCTTATATTAGTTTAAATCTTTTTATATCTATAAATATTTATTATTTATTTCTAATAGCTATTTTATTATCTATAATCAATACAATCTCTTCTGGTTATGAAAAAGAAAAAACAAGAAAAATTACAAGATATCTTTCAGAATTTTCTCAGATTCTTTTATGGTTTTCTTTAATGTATCTGATTTTATCAATAGCTATTTATTTACTTAATTTAATAGTAAAAATACCTATAAATTATTTAATTATAATTTATAGTCTAATAATTCCAATAATTACTATATATGGATATATGAAAGGGCATAAAATTAAAATAAAAGAATATGATCTTTTTATCAAAAATTTAAAAGAAGAAATAAATATAATTCATTTTTCTGATGTTCATATAGGTTCAATTAGGGGTGAAAAACTTTTAAAAGATATTGTTTCTAAAATCAATTCAACAGATGCTGAAATAGCTATTTTATCTGGTGATTTAGCTGATGGGTCAACACCAATAGAAGTTGATGATTTTTCTCCTTTAAAGGATTCTAAAATTCCTATAATATTCACTCCTGGAAATCATGACTATTATCCTGGTTTGGAAAATGTTATTAAAGCAGCAGAAAATGCTAACTTGAAAGTATTATTTAATGATAAAATAGAGTTTAAAGGTTTGTCTATACATGGATTTTTTGTTTCTTCAATTTTAAAACCTGGTGTTTCAATTGAAAATAGTAATGATTTTTCAATGATTAATTCTGATGATGTTAATATTGTTATTAATCATTTTCCTGTGTTTTGGGATGAATTTAAAAATATGGGTGTTGATATACAACTTTCTGGTCATACACATGGAGGCCAATTTTATCCAATCAGATTTTTAATAAGAATAATGTTTAAATATGTTCGAGGTATTTTTAAAGAAGATAATAAATATTTGGTTGTTAGTGATGGAGTTGGAACATACCAAGCTCCAATTAGATGGGGAACGGATTCAGAAATCATTTTATTAAGATTAAAAAAGATATTGGAATGA
- the ppsA gene encoding phosphoenolpyruvate synthase — translation MYVETFENISKDDVGIAGGKGANLGELTQAGIPVPPGFVVTAETYNKFMNDTGIFDNIMNILSGIDINNTKELQNSAEKIKKIIIETHIPEDISALIIEAYNALCQKVGIEDVLVAIRSSATAEDLPEASFAGQQDTFLNIYGAESVIDYVRKCWASLFEARAIFYREENNFEHSKVYIAVVVQEMVESEKAGVMFTVNPSTGEDIALIEGSWGLGEAVVSGSVTPDTYYVDKKSNEILNFSIADKKVMFEKLPSGETKQVDVPEELRNERVLSEAELIELTEMGKRIQNHYNAPQDTEWAFYDNTLYMLQSRPITTLDENGSEVGDKGSDIEDREVIVRGLGASPGMASGTVKIIKKIDELDKIKDGDIMVTTMTTPDMVPAMKRSSGIITDEGGITCHAAIISRELGIPCVVGTGNATEVLKENSKVTIDGKKGLVFEGEFHIAEEKVQDESAVSQVSAPIITVTEVKANVSMPEAAKKAFATGADGVGLLRTEHMMLTSGVHPKKFILDGREDELVKILMENILKVVDVFYPKPVWYRTLDAPTDEFQTLDGGEDEPYEHNPMLGWRGIRRELDEPEILKAEFKAIKKLHEQGYTNIGIMIPLSQSPDELIKAKQIAEEVGLRPHKDVDFGIMVETPAAALIIEDFIDVGIDFASLGTNDLTQYTLAVDRNNELVAKNYTEEHPAVLKLIERTIRKCNEAGVTSSICGQAGSKPHIVEKLVELGICSVSANTDAVSDVRHTVARSEQKLILDAARNQKK, via the coding sequence ATGTATGTTGAAACATTTGAAAATATAAGTAAGGATGATGTTGGAATTGCTGGAGGAAAAGGGGCTAATTTAGGTGAATTAACCCAAGCAGGAATACCAGTGCCTCCGGGATTTGTAGTTACTGCAGAAACTTATAATAAATTTATGAATGATACTGGAATATTTGATAATATCATGAATATATTAAGTGGAATTGATATTAATAATACTAAAGAACTTCAAAATTCTGCTGAAAAAATTAAAAAAATTATCATTGAAACTCATATTCCTGAAGATATATCAGCACTTATTATTGAAGCTTATAATGCACTCTGCCAAAAAGTTGGAATTGAAGATGTTCTTGTAGCTATTAGGTCATCTGCAACAGCTGAAGATTTGCCTGAAGCGTCATTTGCAGGACAGCAAGATACTTTTTTAAATATTTATGGTGCAGAATCTGTAATTGATTATGTTAGGAAGTGTTGGGCTTCTCTTTTTGAAGCTAGAGCAATATTTTATCGTGAAGAAAACAATTTTGAACATTCCAAAGTATATATTGCTGTAGTTGTTCAAGAAATGGTTGAGTCTGAAAAAGCAGGTGTAATGTTCACTGTTAATCCTTCTACTGGCGAAGATATAGCTCTTATTGAAGGTTCATGGGGACTTGGAGAAGCTGTTGTTTCTGGCTCTGTAACACCAGATACCTATTATGTTGATAAAAAATCTAATGAAATATTAAACTTTAGTATAGCTGATAAAAAGGTAATGTTTGAAAAATTACCTAGTGGAGAAACTAAACAAGTTGATGTTCCTGAAGAATTAAGAAATGAAAGAGTTTTATCAGAAGCAGAACTTATTGAATTAACAGAAATGGGTAAAAGAATCCAAAATCATTATAATGCTCCTCAAGATACTGAATGGGCTTTCTATGATAACACTCTTTATATGTTACAATCTAGACCAATCACTACTTTAGATGAAAATGGGTCTGAAGTTGGAGATAAAGGATCTGATATTGAAGATAGGGAAGTTATTGTAAGAGGTCTTGGTGCAAGTCCAGGTATGGCTTCTGGAACTGTAAAAATCATTAAAAAGATTGATGAATTAGACAAAATTAAAGATGGGGATATAATGGTCACAACAATGACCACTCCTGACATGGTTCCTGCTATGAAAAGATCCAGTGGAATAATCACTGATGAAGGTGGAATAACTTGTCATGCAGCTATTATCTCTCGTGAACTTGGAATTCCTTGTGTTGTTGGAACTGGTAATGCTACTGAAGTTCTTAAAGAGAATAGTAAAGTAACTATTGATGGCAAAAAAGGTCTTGTTTTTGAAGGAGAATTCCATATAGCTGAGGAAAAAGTACAAGATGAATCTGCTGTTTCTCAAGTATCTGCTCCAATTATCACCGTCACTGAGGTTAAAGCTAATGTAAGCATGCCTGAAGCAGCTAAAAAAGCTTTTGCTACTGGTGCAGATGGTGTTGGTCTTCTTAGAACTGAACACATGATGTTAACTTCTGGTGTTCATCCAAAAAAATTTATTCTTGATGGTAGAGAGGATGAACTTGTAAAAATATTGATGGAGAATATCTTAAAAGTTGTTGATGTTTTCTATCCAAAACCTGTTTGGTATAGAACTTTAGATGCTCCTACTGATGAGTTCCAAACTCTTGATGGTGGAGAAGATGAACCTTATGAACATAATCCAATGCTCGGTTGGAGAGGTATCAGAAGAGAACTTGATGAACCAGAAATACTTAAAGCAGAATTTAAAGCTATTAAAAAGCTTCATGAGCAAGGTTATACTAATATTGGAATTATGATTCCATTATCACAAAGTCCAGATGAACTTATAAAAGCTAAACAAATAGCTGAAGAAGTAGGGCTTAGACCTCATAAAGATGTTGATTTTGGTATAATGGTAGAAACTCCTGCAGCTGCTTTAATCATTGAAGATTTTATTGATGTTGGAATTGATTTTGCAAGCCTAGGAACAAATGATCTTACTCAATACACTCTTGCAGTTGATAGAAATAATGAGTTAGTGGCTAAAAATTATACTGAAGAGCATCCTGCAGTTTTAAAATTAATTGAGCGAACTATTAGAAAGTGTAATGAAGCTGGAGTCACATCAAGTATTTGTGGTCAAGCAGGCAGTAAGCCACATATCGTTGAAAAACTTGTTGAACTTGGAATATGTAGTGTTTCAGCTAACACTGATGCTGTTAGTGATGTAAGACATACTGTAGCTAGGTCTGAGCAAAAGTTAATTTTAGATGCAGCAAGAAATCAAAAGAAATAA
- the rplJ gene encoding 50S ribosomal protein L16 codes for MVRAYTRREYIRKIPGSKVVQFDMGNLTDEFPVKVSLAVKDPAHISHNALEAARIASNRFMQRKAGRMGYHLKIRVFPHQIVRENPMATGAGADRVQNGMRKSFGKSISSEAIVKKNQKVLSIDTNKKNFQDAKESLRRAAMKLPVSCKIIVDKGEELVK; via the coding sequence ATGGTTCGTGCTTATACAAGAAGAGAATATATAAGAAAAATTCCTGGTTCTAAGGTAGTTCAATTTGATATGGGAAATTTAACTGATGAATTTCCAGTAAAAGTAAGTTTAGCTGTAAAAGATCCTGCTCATATTAGTCATAATGCTCTTGAAGCTGCTCGTATTGCTTCTAACAGATTTATGCAAAGAAAAGCTGGAAGAATGGGTTATCATTTGAAAATTAGAGTTTTCCCTCATCAAATTGTGAGAGAAAATCCAATGGCTACTGGTGCAGGTGCAGATAGGGTTCAAAATGGTATGAGAAAATCTTTTGGTAAATCTATCAGCTCAGAAGCTATTGTGAAAAAGAATCAAAAAGTTTTATCTATTGATACTAACAAAAAAAATTTCCAAGATGCTAAAGAATCTTTAAGAAGAGCTGCTATGAAATTACCTGTAAGCTGCAAAATTATAGTTGATAAAGGTGAAGAATTAGTCAAATAA
- a CDS encoding AAA family ATPase: MKIAITGKGGVGKTTISSTLACILSENHDVFAIDADPDMNLASSLGITEKIEPISSMRDLIRERTGADSGSSFGEVFKINPKITDLPEKLSFDYKKDGSLKIMVMGTVEKGGDGCVCPAAVLLKALLRNIVVKKEEIVILDMEAGIEHLGRKTAESVDAMIVVVEPGLKSIETAERIKKLATDIGIKKVLAILNKCSSSEQKDFVEKNLLKINIELIGAIPMDNDVVMSDMEGKALMSYKNSNALKSIKKIASELEILLG; the protein is encoded by the coding sequence ATGAAAATAGCTATTACAGGAAAAGGTGGTGTTGGAAAAACAACCATATCTAGTACTTTAGCTTGTATATTATCAGAAAATCATGATGTATTTGCTATTGATGCTGATCCTGATATGAATTTAGCCTCTAGCTTAGGAATAACAGAAAAAATAGAACCTATTTCATCAATGCGAGATTTAATTAGGGAAAGAACAGGCGCAGATAGTGGATCTTCCTTTGGAGAAGTTTTTAAAATCAATCCAAAAATAACCGATCTTCCTGAAAAATTATCTTTTGATTACAAAAAAGATGGATCATTGAAAATAATGGTAATGGGAACTGTTGAAAAAGGTGGAGATGGGTGTGTATGTCCCGCAGCAGTACTTCTCAAAGCATTACTCCGAAATATAGTTGTAAAAAAAGAGGAAATTGTAATATTAGACATGGAAGCTGGAATAGAACACCTTGGAAGAAAAACTGCTGAATCTGTAGATGCCATGATAGTTGTTGTTGAACCTGGTTTAAAATCTATTGAAACTGCAGAAAGGATTAAAAAGTTAGCAACAGACATTGGTATAAAGAAAGTTCTTGCTATTTTAAATAAATGTTCTTCCTCAGAACAAAAGGATTTTGTAGAAAAAAATCTTTTAAAAATTAATATTGAGCTCATAGGAGCTATTCCAATGGATAATGATGTTGTTATGTCTGATATGGAAGGAAAGGCATTAATGAGTTATAAAAATTCAAATGCTCTTAAATCTATAAAAAAAATTGCATCTGAATTGGAAATACTATTAGGATAA
- a CDS encoding fumarate hydratase C-terminal domain-containing protein: MKKIRTPISIKDIDDLRVGDKLLISGNIFTGRDAVLPKLKRKIIENKDKPKDKILVNLEGSVIMHTAVSDAGIAPTTSNKDEIESSIHLLSEAGVRIHIGKGSLSEKTVKSLKNQKSIFVVTPPIAALLTDSVKSKQIVDYEYEGIEAFFKLKVENIPGIVAIAHGKSIY, from the coding sequence ATAAAAAAAATAAGAACTCCTATTTCTATTAAAGATATAGATGATTTAAGAGTAGGGGATAAATTACTTATTTCAGGAAACATCTTTACAGGTAGAGATGCAGTATTACCTAAGTTAAAAAGAAAAATAATTGAAAATAAAGATAAACCCAAAGATAAAATTCTTGTTAATTTAGAGGGTAGTGTTATAATGCACACTGCTGTTAGTGACGCTGGTATAGCTCCTACTACTAGTAATAAAGATGAAATTGAATCATCAATACATTTATTATCAGAAGCAGGGGTTAGAATTCACATTGGAAAAGGTTCTCTAAGTGAAAAAACTGTAAAGTCTCTTAAAAATCAAAAATCCATTTTTGTAGTCACTCCTCCAATAGCAGCTCTTTTAACTGATTCTGTCAAATCAAAACAGATCGTTGATTATGAATATGAGGGTATTGAAGCATTTTTTAAGTTAAAAGTAGAAAACATTCCAGGAATAGTGGCTATTGCTCATGGGAAGTCTATTTATTAG